From the Candidozyma auris chromosome 2, complete sequence genome, the window GAACGCACCTGGTGCAGCCTCACCAAATGAAGTGCTTCAGCAGACCCTTGACCTGCCGGTTCCCGTTCAAAAGCCCGCTGATACTCTAGCTTCCaaggaagcgaagaaggCTGTATTGGCCAAACGTATAGCGGTattgaaggagaaactttctgttgatgtttCGACACCGAAGACCAAAGCTATTCAAGAGTCCACGGTATTGGAGGAAGTTCCCCCATTTCCTCGTATGCTGGAAGTCACCATCAACGATTCTCCGGTTGCTGCCCCTTCAAAGGCGCTGAGCGATCTTTCTGAACCATCTTCTaaggaagcgaagaaggCTGCATTGGCCAAACGCATAGCGGCGTTGAAGGAAAAactttctgttgatgtttCGACGCCCAAGACCAAAGTTATTCCGAAGGCCACGGCGTCGGAAGAAATTTCCCCAAAGGAGATTCCCCCACCTCCTTCTATGCTGGAAGTTGCCATCAACGATTCTTCGGTTGCTGCCCCTTCAAAGGCGCTGAGCGATCTTTCTGAACCATCTTCTaaggaagcgaagaaggCTGCATTGGCCAAACGCATAGCGgcgttgaaggagaagctttctgttgatgtttCGACGCCCAAGACCAAAGTTATTCCAAAGGCCACGGCATTGGAGGAAGTTCCCCCACCTCCTTCTATGCTGGAAGTTGCCATCAACGATTCTTCGGTTGCTGCCCCTTCAAAGGCGCTGAGCGATCTTTCTGAACCATCTTCTaaggaagcgaagaaggCTGCATTGGCCAAACGCATAGCGgcgttgaaggagaagctttctgttgatgtttCGACGCCAAAGACCAAAGCTATTCTAGAGTCCACGGCACCAAAGGAGACTCCCCCACCTCCTTCATTGCCTACggagcttcttgagttgTCCTCGGATGAAGTCCCTTTGGTTCATCAAGGTCAAGCTCTGGAAAAGTGTGCTGATGCTGAAAAATCCACAGGGCCAGAGTTGACGTCGCCCGAGAATGAAACTCCAAACTCTGAGGtttcaagttcaaagcCTCGCATTGGTGCTGGTATCTCGAAGGACAAGAAAGCTGAATTGTTGAATAGAATTGCtgtcttgagaaacaagatGAATTCGGATACACTGAAGGTTAAGAAGTCTGATGTCACAGCGAAGGTTCTCCTGAAGACAGAAAGACCTCAGGCTTCCCCAAATCTAGCCAATCTGTCTGAGACCGCTTCGTCCCTGGTGCCTCTTTTGCCTCTGCTGACAGAAACTCCCACTGCTGTGAAATCTCTTGGAAACTTGTTGTCAGAAGTTCCAACGGTAGCTTCCCCACTCTCCCAGTGTCTTCAAGACTCCGCTCAATCTGATCTGGAGCCTGAAGAGCCAGAGGGACCATCGGAGGCTTACCTTGCCTTAGAAGCCAAACTcgaagcgaagaagaaaaaccTCTATAGATTGGATGACGATTCGACGAATATTCCTAATTATCTGAAGAGAATGTCATCTAAGATGCTGGGTATGGCTTCCAGACTTGAGAAAGCACTCGTTTCCATGGGTAAATTGTCGTTCAGTGGTCCTGTCACTCCATTGGATATTCCAAAGACGAAGACAACTCTCTCCAATGAGCCCGCAACAAAGAAGTACGGGCCAAATGACAAGAATGCtgccatcaaagaaaagcttgagaagTTTTACTTCAACCGTCTCAATGGAAGTAAGGATGATgataaaaagaaggagtATAAGTTCCAGGTGGATATGACCCAAACAAACCCTGTTGCGCCGCCCCCTCCCCCACCAATGCCGCAGGCTCTGGCAAACGttccacctccacctcctccacctcctaTGTTCACTGAAGGTGCTTCCTCGTCGTCTCCACCcccaccaccaccaccaccgccTGCCCCAGGATTCCTTGGCAATGCTGTTGCTCCTCGTTCTTGCCCAAAGGTTCCAGCATTGGCAAATTCCTCGGGTGCGCCTCCACCGCCaccacctcctcctcctccagTGCCTTCACTTTCGACCAAGAGTGACACtgctccaccaccacccTCACCACCCCCCTCAAAGCCCTTGAAGGATGCTGCTGTCGCCTGTAAATCGAAGCCGGCTACTCCACAGCCTGAGATAAAGAAATTGAACGCTGTTAAATGCCATCACGGCACCTTTGCAGAGAAAAGAGCcgattttgcagccttctttggtgcAGATGCAACGAAAAGCGCTAAACCTCCCAAAATCAATgctccaaagagaaaggagTTCACTGAGGCGCAGCTCTCTAAAATGAAACCCTTTGAGAGACTTCGTCACAAAATTGAGGTGCACTATAATGCAACATTCCAAAAGTGAGGGCCATGATAATGAGAATGATGATGGTCATGAATATCGAGGATGTTGACAAAGCTATTGCTGCTGGTAATGACAAGATTTGATGTTAGACACTGCCAGGTGTTTGAGCTCTCGACAACTGATGGACTGAATTATCTCAGTTGTCTGCCATCCACAGATCATCGCAAAACACGTCCCTCCCCAGGACGTCTATGCTTGATTCTGGGTTATGTTTGAgtaaaaagaaaggatAAATAAACatatgaagaaaaaaatcaaatttAAAGCCTCTTCTCGTAGTTATTCTGGACCACTCTTCTTATGCCACTCAGCCTTTGTTTCCTCCCTTCCCTCAACAGCGTAAGACGAAAGACGCAAATGAGTAATCAAATACAGAGATTAGAATGGAAAAACCTTTAGAAGATGATCTTTCGCCATTGTAAATCACGAAATCACCCGTGCCTGACGTCTTTGATAGGTTTCAATGCTGTTAGGGTAGCATTACGAAGATCGCGCACTGCATTATCAAACCGTTCCTACCACAGTGAATAGCGCAAGTAATTGTGCCGATGTCCATGCTATCTATCcgagaaaaaaaggacAAGCTCATACGAGCAACCGACTTAGATGCCCTCAGCTGTCGCCATTGCGCCAATCAAAAGGGCTATTTTGTTCCTACAGATACTTATATTCAAGATATGCTCGACTCCTATGAGCAAAATCTTCCATTCTGTCACGGTTACACGGCATTATCTGCTGGTAGAGCATTGAGGTCTCTTTTCAATGACCCAAAATATCCATTGATCAACAGAGGTACTTACTTCCGCACAAAACTGATCAACACCGTTGTTGAGCGCTTCATCAGCTCCTATGAGAAATGTCAGATCGTGTCTCTAGGAGGTGGTTCTGATACAAGGGCTTTTCGTGTGCTAGAGGAGCACGGAAGCAGGGTGAAGTACATGGAGATTGACTTTGCCGAACTGgtgaaaatcaaaaagtGGGCTATCATGCACAGTCCAGTGCTTCTGAAGATAGTTGGCCTGGAGTTGCAGTCGCTCACAGTGAAAGATAAACAATCCTTCATTGATATGGAACCCGAGCTCCATACCCCGAATTATGATTTAGTGGCCCTTGATCTACGTGAAATTGACGATTCCGGCGATGAAGCCATTCTAGCTCACTTGAATGATGACCTTCCGACATTGGTGATCAGTGAGTGCGTTCTATGTTACTTGACACCTGAGGATAATGAAAAAATAGTTGGTTTTTGGCGAAAAAAACTTACAAATGTGGCAATTTTGATGTATGAGCCCATGGGGCTTGGTGATACGTTTGGACTGACAATGGAGCAGAATCTAATTAATCGAGGTATTGATCTCTACACTTTTCAAAAGTATCCCGATCTTAGATCCAGAgaatccttcttcaaaaatgtgTTGCATTTCCAGGTCGTCAAAGCGACTGATTTGGCGGAGATTGGTGGCTACACCTCCAATGATCTTTCTTGGTTGCTGAGTGATGAAGTTACTCGAGTTAACAGGATCGAAATGATTGACGAAGTCGAGGagatttctcttcttcttcgacattACTGTCTCATTTATGCGCAAAGTGGCGACATTGCAGCGCAAATTCTGAGTCTTAAATGGCTTTTTTGATGTGGAGATCGTTTAACCTTTAAGATACTTGAGTTGATCCCTGATGTTGTCACAAACTTTGCTCCGTTTCGAGCTGTCAGATGCTGGTAAGCCGTGAAGGTTGATCTTGGACTTGCAGAACCAAGTCTCAACGTGTTTCATGACATCTATCTCAAAATCATAACCATGagtctccttcttcaaatagTCAGTGTaaagtcttcttctgttgcCGCTCTTATCCATCGGACCTCTGCCATTTGAGTTCAGGTCCCCGAACATCTCCTCAATATAGAATTTTGGCCAGTTAGCGTGAAGAAACATCAATGTTGAGGATTTGTAGTAATGGAAGTCGTAATTCAGCTTTTCAGGATCTTCGTTGTCCAGAGCAAGATTGTTCATGTTAACCTCGTTCGTAAGACCAAACTTATCATTGTAATAGTCGACAATTGGATCGTATTGACCCATACCAAAATACTCATGCTTCTTGTTTGGTTTCAACGGTCCAAACTCGCGATTAAACTCCACAACTTGGTAGTACGGAAGAGACAACTTATGCGCAGCGGCGACAAAAGTATCTTTATCGCCCTCGCCTGCAGCACCCTGACTCAAGAGGGGATAGTAATAATCAAATCCGTAGTAATTGTAATACAAGGATAACATCAAGGTTTTGAAATGTTTTTCCTTATTGATCATAAACTGACCAGTTTCGCTGGATGCTTCTGGTATAGTCCCTTTCGTATCATGCAATGACAATTCTCCCTTTTTCGTTCCTCTATTATCACCTTTGAAGTAACTGTTTCTCAATTGCCAGTCTGGATCAATCTCAATATCCGCAATTTCATAGAAGCTAGGTGAGGTCGAGCGACGCCATAAATCAGGCCATAAAATCATATGCTTCAAAGTGAAGGGctcattgacgaaaagaTAGTCTGGATTTCTCACAGGTAAGTTGTCTGCATCCAAATATAAGATGTTCTTAAACGAAGAGACCAAGAGTGCTAAACTCTTTAACTGGAAACCCTTTACTCCCAGCGCAAGTCTTTCAGGAAGAAAATCGGACATAATCTTGCATCTTCCATTAAATGAAGGAAGGATTCTATTGCAAAGATCAATATCAAAGTCTTCCCTCTTGGGCATAATGACCTCTATAGGCAACTTACAGCCGGTCTgtctcaacaaagaaattgataGAAGTACAAGTTGATTATACTTGCCGCCTCCCAAGTAAACTATACCATCTCCCTCCATGAAGCCGAATTTTTGTCCCGCGTCAAGTAAGTCTTTAGGGAAAGTCTTTGGCATTCTTAATAAGAAATCAAGGTGAGATTTTTTGAGAGCATTTTTCTCCTGAGTTGTTATTCTGAAAAAGCTCAGTAGGTACTCTTTGGTGCGGATGGGCTCCAAAAGATATGACTCTCTCCAGTGTCCGCCGTACACCGGAACCCTGCCGTTGTCATTCTTGTACTTGTTAGTGGATTTTGACTGAGAGTAATGGGCGTCATTGTTGATACCACTGACTGAAGGTCTAGCTTCTTCAATCATGCGCCAAACATCCTCAATGAAAGTCATAAACCGGTTCTGAAACCTGATAAACTTCAATGTGTCCAGCATTCCATGATTACTCTGGGAAAGCTGAACCTGCTCGTTCATTTTTGAGTAATCGTACCCTTTGATTTCTGCAACGtcgaacttcttcttgtttttaTTTTGCTTGATGAGCAGTTTGATGTCGTGTGTCTCGTACTCTGGTAAATCGGGGTCGGCTGGCTCCAGCAGCACTATAAGAATCCCATTCTCGCGGTCGTCGTAGTACTTACGAAGCTGCATTTCAAGAGTTGGAGGACGAGCCTTGTTGATAGGAGCAGAGTCCCCTTCCGAATCAACGGGGCTTTCAGGCAGCTTATGTTGAGCCTGGTCACCGCTCTGACTAGTCTCTCCCTCCGGTCCGCCTTGGGCAGGTTTGGAAACGAGGGAAGTGTCGAACTTGGATGCTCCCTTACGTGTGTAGGCGTTACTTAGAAAGTTCGCCAACGTTAGCAAGATGCATAACGCAACAAGGATTCTAGTCCACTTCGCCGGCAAGGAGAACATGCTTGTTTGGTGAACCGATAAATGAAATCGCAAAATGAGGtctcaccaagaagaatgagAAAATTTATGGCGTCTTCTGGCGGTACACTAGTCTTGCGCGActgtttttcttcaacgcgAGCTATGTTTAACTTCGCCGAGATGGACAACACTACACCTATTTGCGAACGAAAGGCAAACATTTGGTGGATTAGAGAGATCAAGAGAAAAGTTATTATAATACAAGAAATTTTGCTTTGATTAGTCATAAAGTGCTGCCTTGAAGTGGCCTAAGATAAGATACTTCATGCGTTCCTGACCATTGATAGTGAAGTGGGCTTATGCGTTTCGCCGTGATGGAAAAAGCTTACAGGGCAGAGATTCATATTTCGATGAGCAATTTACACTTTATTGTACTTTCAAGTACTTGTGATCTTCAGAATCAGTGTCCATTTAGGTGTTTTACAAGTGGACTAGTTCTCTGAGTGGGGCCAGCaattttcgcagccatttctttgCGTCAATTGCACCTGACACCTAGCAATAAGAGATTTCCCcagaattttttttgtatcTGTTCtaaagctttcttttccctGGCTTTAAGGCACGAAATTAGGGGTCCCAGAACGACATTACCGTCTGCTGAAATTTAATCTCTCCCTTGACTCCATCTCAATAGTTTGCAATGCATTAGGCAGTGAGGTTCACACTGCTGCTTGCTCTGTGCTCTGGTCCTTCGTTTCCCTGACTTTCCCGGATTATGCAATCATATGAATGTGAAGGAGAGGGTACCCTCTATATACTCCCCAATTTATCTCTTTTTAGCCTTTACAAGTCTTCGTCAATCAGTGGGATCGCTCCCTTATCTAGGAGCCACTCTGCCCTGCACGCTATTCTCTACAATCTCTAGCCCTCCTCAAAAAGGTAGTCCGAAGCCAACAGACGGTACTCATACACAGATGGCCGACGAAGGAATATTTGGGGATATCGAGCAGGATAATAATCCATCATGGTATCAATCATCTCGCACGGAAACTGAGGATTATGCAAACGGTTCCTCAAGGCAATCCCCCGACAACCCCATCACGGAACCTCACCTCATGACACCCAACAACGATCCAAAGCACTCAAACGTCGAGACCTTTCATGGTAATGACCTCATAAACAGTTCCATTGGactttctcaaaagattcGCAAGATGCTCAACAGTCCAAAACTCACTGTAGATGTGATTCTGAGTGAGCGTGTCATGAATTCTATTGTTGTGTACTTGATACAACTCAAGTTGAAAGGTGCCAAAGACAGCGACGCTATAATTGTGAAGAGGAGGTATAGCGAGTTCAAATCTCTTCGAGACAATTTGGTGAAAATGTACCCCACAATTGTTGTGCCTCCGATTCCAGAGAAGCACACTTTCCTCACATACTTGATAAACTCCATCGACAGCTCAAGGGAAACAAATGTTATCGAGCTTCGAAAGCgctacttcaagaacttccTACAAGACGTCATATTCGACTCCAACACAAAATTGAGAAACTGTCCTTTACTCCATAAGTTTTTGGATCCAAACTACGAGTCGTGTTGGGAAAGTGCTATCAATGAGCCTCCTGCAAACTTAATCCCGTCAAACCTTCTACTTGCAAATCCTAATGATACGACTGATCAAAATGGTCTATATTTGCTTCTACCTTCGGTGACAGGTTTTGACTTGGATAGCACCGACAACCTCTCTGGCCTTAAAAAACTCAATGATGACATTCACAAGTTACATGCTGATATCAAGCTTTACGATCTTAAAGAAAACAaccttcatgaaattgCTGAGAATGATACTGTCTTTTCTGACATACCGATTGACTTGATAAACTTCGAAATCAACTTTCACCGGAATATAAAAGTTCTTCATGACGTGCAGAAGCTAAATAACCGCTCtgtgaagaacttcaaaacATTGATAAGCACGCTAATAGAGCTAGGTGCCAATTTGAACAACTTTTCGCTTCAAATTCATGATGCTTCCACGCACCGAGGCAAGTCACTCTCTTCTGTGATTGAGAAATTTGGATCTGCAGTGGACTCGACATTTCTTAATTTTGAGCACTTTCTATACGATGAAGTTATTCCTGACTGGGATGACCCGGTGAACAGGTTTGTGCAATACTACTTTTCAGCATTACAGCTTGTAAAGTTCTACAAGTATAAGCTCATCCAATTCAAACTTATCtacaagttgaagttcaaCAAAGTTCAGGAGATGAGCGCATTTCATGACAGCATGAACTCCGTCAAGCATTTGAAGGATCTCGATATAAACAGTCCCTCTATAAAAAAAGCGATACAGCGCATAGAGAACAGACAGCAGCGTGTTAGACAACTccaatcaaaaaaatcttgGTATGGCCTTTTTGGTGGCACAAAATCAACATTCACCCTACCAGAACAGAGCCTCTCCTCGCATCCTGATAGGGAGTCTGATGAGCGGCCGAAGAGTGGAGAGGATGGCCCCAGCGACATGAAAACGCATTACCAGCATAAAATGCAGCATATCGACAAGGAGCTCAATaaacttgatcaactcattGACTTAGTCAATGGTGACATGATCAGTCTCACGCAAAACCTACAAGTCAACTTCCAAGAATTTCTAGATAAGATGGAACGTAAGTGGCTTACAATTATGCTTGAGTTTGTTCGCGCAGGTAAGCAGCTCTTCGAAGAGAACTTAAACACATGGAGTAATTTCAAGAGGTCTGTTGACACTAGCGATGAGTAAGACATCAATACACGAGCTTTTTAtatacatatatatatatatatatatatatatatatatatatttttcTATAGTTatgatggctgcaaatgatAACTCATATGTAGTGCAGATGGTTTTGGGTGTCGCACACTACCAAATCTACAATCGCCGCCGCTACATGAATCTCGAGACACCACAGAACtcaaaacttcaacaataaTTATGTCAGCAATGGCTGTGGATAATGACGTGTCAACTATCTTGGCACAGTTAAGACTGGAGCTTGAGTCTTCTGATCTTATTCAGATCATTTACCAGTTGGAGGATTTCTATGAGAGAAAGTTGTGGAATCAATTGACTTTGGCTCTCGAGGAGCTCTATCAGAACCCTGAAAGTCTGATAGGGACATTAAGGCAGCAGATCTTCAGCCTGTTCTTGTCCCAATTCCAGAACAAACTCAACCAAATCAAActtgttgatttcttgTTGCGTTCGTTTGACGACGACCAGGTTTGCTATGACAAATTGATCGAATTAAAGTCTTCCATGGTGGCTGAGTTGACAAAGAAGCACGGTACAAGAAAACCTGACAATTTagatgagctcatcaacaatgaGGAAGCTGTGATATACGTCAACTTGCAGATCGCCAGGTATgcattgattttgaacGACTCAGTTCTGGCTGACGAGATATTAGAGTCTGTTGGGGATAAGTTCGAAAGCACCTTACAAAATGAGTTCAGTGCGAAGATAAATGCAGCGTTTTACTTGACAAAGTGCCAATACTACAAGATTCATGAAAACTACAATTTGTTTTACACAAACGGTTTACTATACCTCTCTTCATTGGACTCGCCGCTTCCATTGGACCAGCAAATAAAGTTCTGTTACGACCTCTGTATAGCTGCGTTGCTTGGCAACAAGATTTACAATTTCGGTGAGTTGATCTTACACGACATACTAAAGGTGATCAGTGACCAAAGCAGTGAATATTTCTGGTTGTATAACTTGATTACCAACCTCAATGCCGGaaacttggccaaatttAATGAGTGGCTTCAGGTCTCAATGTCTAAGAGTCCATTTCTTGCCCACCATAAGACATTCTTGCATCAGAAGATTGTTATAATGtctttgttggagaaaatcTCCACTGAGCAGGCAACCAACAAAAGATTACTGTTTAAATCTATCAGTGATGTCACTGGAACCCCAATAGACGAGGTCGAATTGCTTATCATCAAGTGTTTTTCGCTTAACTTGATCAAGGGCTACATTAATCAAATACAACAGGTTTTGGTTGTCACCTGGTTGCAACCTAGGATTTTGAACTTGGATCAGGTCAAAACTCTCTACAATCACTTAGTTGAGTGGGATTCAAGGGTAGAAAACTTAGCTAAAGATGTTCATGCTCGTGGCGGAACTCTATGGGCAGGTAAATAAATAGAGAGCTAAATTACGTACAAAACCACATCTTCAAACCCTCTCATCTCTATTTCTTCAAGCGGTCATTAgactcatcatcatcgagaGCCTCGTAGTCATTTTGATCTGCGTTGCT encodes:
- a CDS encoding proteasome regulatory particle lid subunit RPN9, which produces MSAMAVDNDVSTILAQLRSELESSDLIQIIYQLEDFYERKLWNQLTLALEELYQNPESSIGTLRQQIFSSFLSQFQNKLNQIKLVDFLLRSFDDDQVCYDKLIELKSSMVAELTKKHGTRKPDNLDELINNEEAVIYVNLQIARYALILNDSVSADEILESVGDKFESTLQNEFSAKINAAFYLTKCQYYKIHENYNLFYTNGLLYLSSLDSPLPLDQQIKFCYDLCIAALLGNKIYNFGELILHDILKVISDQSSEYFWLYNLITNLNAGNLAKFNEWLQVSMSKSPFLAHHKTFLHQKIVIMSLLEKISTEQATNKRLSFKSISDVTGTPIDEVELLIIKCFSLNLIKGYINQIQQVLVVTWLQPRILNLDQVKTLYNHLVEWDSRVENLAKDVHARGGTLWAGK
- the MNN24 gene encoding Mnn24p — translated: MFSLPAKWTRILVALCILLTLANFLSNAYTRKGASKFDTSLVSKPAQGGPEGETSQSGDQAQHKSPESPVDSEGDSAPINKARPPTLEMQLRKYYDDRENGILIVSSEPADPDLPEYETHDIKSLIKQNKNKKKFDVAEIKGYDYSKMNEQVQLSQSNHGMSDTLKFIRFQNRFMTFIEDVWRMIEEARPSVSGINNDAHYSQSKSTNKYKNDNGRVPVYGGHWRESYLLEPIRTKEYLSSFFRITTQEKNALKKSHLDFLLRMPKTFPKDLLDAGQKFGFMEGDGIVYLGGGKYNQLVLLSISLLRQTGCKLPIEVIMPKREDFDIDLCNRILPSFNGRCKIMSDFLPERLASGVKGFQLKSLALLVSSFKNILYLDADNLPVRNPDYLFVNEPFTLKHMILWPDLWRRSTSPSFYEIADIEIDPDWQLRNSYFKGDNRGTKKGELSLHDTKGTIPEASSETGQFMINKEKHFKTLMLSLYYNYYGFDYYYPLLSQGAAGEGDKDTFVAAAHKLSLPYYQVVEFNREFGPLKPNKKHEYFGMGQYDPIVDYYNDKFGLTNEVNMNNLASDNEDPEKSNYDFHYYKSSTLMFLHANWPKFYIEEMFGDSNSNGRGPMDKSGNRRRLYTDYLKKETHGYDFEIDVMKHVETWFCKSKINLHGLPASDSSKRSKVCDNIRDQLKYLKG
- a CDS encoding leucine carboxy methyltransferase, whose protein sequence is MSMLSIREKKDKLIRATDLDALSCRHCANQKGYFVPTDTYIQDMLDSYEQNLPFCHGYTALSAGRALRSLFNDPKYPLINRGTYFRTKSINTVVERFISSYEKCQIVSLGGGSDTRAFRVLEEHGSRVKYMEIDFAESVKIKKWAIMHSPVLSKIVGSELQSLTVKDKQSFIDMEPELHTPNYDLVALDLREIDDSGDEAILAHLNDDLPTLVISECVLCYLTPEDNEKIVGFWRKKLTNVAILMYEPMGLGDTFGSTMEQNLINRGIDLYTFQKYPDLRSRESFFKNVLHFQVVKATDLAEIGGYTSNDLSWLSSDEVTRVNRIEMIDEVEEISLLLRHYCLIYAQSGDIAAQISSLKWLF